A window of Magnolia sinica isolate HGM2019 chromosome 13, MsV1, whole genome shotgun sequence genomic DNA:
cctacacaagagcaaaggtcaacacgaagcacctaggttttatgccctacataagagcaaaggatccacacaaggaacttccGTTTTAGGCTACACagaccaaggatccacacaaggaacctagagttttaggccacataggccaaggatctaTACAAgaaacctagagtttatgccctacacaagagcaagggtcaacacacagcacccacacgtactctcccgttgaaggcctcctatgaggacttgaaaggggtgagaagcacctgtgacctggactctaatgacttacaaataagtagatgagcctcattaagcacgttaatgaagatctcctccttgataatgaagattcttcaactcccttgatccgcaacacttgatgatgttctaaTAAAGGCGACGGATtgagtcaaggttatgttggaatcctactctattaaatatttttctattttagagaatgagtgattccaagcattcaaggtatcacagctcaatgatttgccattaaggtagtagctgaatgatccttgaatggggaagttcattcctcaatccactctatttaatatcaataatgagggtggattgaaggatgaacttccatgagaaaaagagcttagggtaaataatatgcaaaactctctcaaagttctctctatttttctcacacAGCAATCAAGAGCAAGCTTCCTATATATAGGCAACAAGTCACAACAGTAATAAATATGTCaagtctgactgagttcgatctcATTGGTCCTgacttgatgtcattgaacgtatactttcgattccatcgagcTAGGGTTCGATGATGCGAACTCAGCTAAAGCACATACCCGGAACTTTTTTACCAAAGATTAATGGCATCGAGCatgtgtcgatgatatcgaattttgaattccgatatcatcgacagtGGTTTCGATTTATCGATCTTTTCAATGAATATTTAAAGAAATCTTGTTCGACATTTTGTGactcaattcgatgatattgatctCATATCAATTTCATCAATTTTTGAATTACAATCATATCGAGCCAATATCGATTCTTCGATTattcacataagattttcctttttAAGTTTGCTGGAACAGTTTTGTCCTGATTCGATCGTATCGAatctctatcgatatcatcgtgatttgaatttcgatgagaTCGATGGGggtttcgattcctcgaacatttagatgattttctttcaaaaactcgCTGGACCAACTTGTcccatttcgatgtcattgatactgtgtcgatattatcgagatttgaatttcgatgatatcgattgtccttcgattcctcgagcaatatCAAGAATATTTACCAAGCCTTTGCTGGATAAAGCTCTGATgcttttcgatatcatcgactgtccttcgatatcatcgatatttgaaattcgatattatcgaaggtaCTTTCGATTTATCAAATATTTTGTCCAAAGtactttgtggttgctagacataaaaaggactcaattcgatgttatcgataccAGTTGGTCGTCGATGCCACTGGACTCCAAGGTTCGACCTTAGAGATGCCCATGGATGAATGTAGCAACCGGTCGGAGAGGAAGGAGCTGATTTCAGACCTGGTCTTGAAAATCATAAGGAAATGATCAACAGCAATTCTGGAGATATCGATGGCAGAGGCGGCATACCTAAAGTCCCGCAGTGCTTGGAGAAGACGGATGATAGGGATGTCCTGGTTTATCGCGTGGCCCACTAGGGCGAGTTCCAGTTGCTTCAACTTCTGATTGATTTCATTGCAATCCGCGGTGAAGCTGTAAGTGGTGTCTCTGGACGGGGCTCCTGCTTTCACCCCCCCAAAGGGGGAATGGTGTGGGCCCAACTATATTGGTCGGTTCTGATCGAATATGGGGGTTTGGGGTTTGGGTTTGAGCCGGCCATTTGAGAGAGGAGGGGTTTGGGTGAGATTGAGCCGGCCGTTTGAGAGAGGTGCGGTTTGGGTGATGATTTATGGGATTAGCAAGCTCCACCGTAAGGGTCCAACCATCCACTCTCCTGCCGTTGAGAACACCCATCGCCACATATGCATCTGCTGTGTAGAGGAATCTGACGAAGCCAAAACCTGGGTGGTGATGAAGCTTCTAATCCCGCGTCGTGTACACGTCGGCTATTTTGCCATACTTGCTGAAAATCCAATCTAAGTCCGCCTCTAAGATATCGAACGTGATGTTGCCTATGAAGAGGCTGGAACCCCCATTTCTCTGCAACCCTTTCATGATCGAAACTCCTTGGGGCTCTTAGTTGTTTGATTTAAATTGAGCTGCAAAATTTATTCCACGTAATCAAAATCATAAATCGAACACAATCGTAAATACATTTTAAAATtacttggtaaaaaaaaaaatggtgatttaATATTAGTACTTTGCTCATGAGGTTAGGCATTCGAGTGAACTGAAGGGGTGCTTGCTCCACGACTTTCTCAGTGACTCCACTCCACACGTGCAAGATCAGAGAAGTTAGGCGTTCGAGTGAACTGAGTCTGCTCCACGAGTTTCTCAGTGACTCACTCCACACGTGCAAGATTTGAGTGGTTGGGCGTTCGATTGAACTGAGTCTGCCGTACTGGCACATGCACTGGCGTATAAGATGCGGATTGACTGCGGAAGACttccgcaggaacttcctgggacgggaagttaggtggggcccatcgtgttgtttatgagaaatccaccccgtcaatCTGTTTTTACGTATCTTATTAGGACACGCACTAAAACTGACGGAAATCCAAAAGTCATGTTGGCTGCACAACAGAGGCTTGAACGtcgaccgttgaaacatttgttggccccggaagttttgtatcaggctaattattttattttatttttttgtttttaattcatCCGAGTAGTaatgacctcataaacggtttgAATGGTATATAAACATGACGGTATAcacgggaaggtttcaatgatatgCATTTACCTACACAAGTTTTTCCGccgtgcagcccacttgaatttAAGATTTGCATCGTTTTTGGGCAATAAACAtgacggtaggccccaccaaactTTCCGTCGGGAAGTTAGGCAGCCTGGCGTGAAGGTGAGGACGCCGTAGATGCGCGTGGGTTCCGCAAACTTCGAGCTTACTCATTTTGTCATGAAGGCTCATCACTTTCCAGCAATAATTGGCTTATTTTCCATGACTGAGCATGTGTTTCTTTCTGGACGTTTATTTGTAAGCCAATGACTTCCAGTTTCGGAGATCATGCAGGCATCTTCCATCCATCCAGACGCAGATTGGACACCAAATGCGCGTGGTATGGAATACACCTCcgacctcagtggtgtgttgactTGGTAAAGTCCtgcaggcccatcatgatgtatatgttatatacgCAGTATCTATCATTcttataaaaatgaagcagatcgatccaaagttcaagtagaccacgcttcagaaagcagtggggattgaacgccaacATTAGAAAATTTCTTGgtgaccatagaagttttagatatggctgtgttttccattcatccaggtcagtgtgaccttttgaacaggcTGGATGCCGGGCCCACTCGACAGATCTCTTTAGATCACACGCCTTCTTCAGTATCATAATCCATCTAATTttgtcttctttatttttttttttccttttttttttcattggatTTGTACCCCTTTTAACTTCTATCGAAgccaaataatatatatatatatatatatatatatatatatatatatatatatatatatatatatgaaaaaaaatggacacACTGATAGGACAACATTCGACACCGGGATTTATTATAATGGAATGAAGATTAACAAAATGGAAAGAGAAGTCAAAATGAGCTCCCCTATTGCCTTTTCATGTGTTTACGTTAAGCAGACACACGTAGAGAGTGCATGATCAAACCCCTCAAACCTTAAATATAGCAAGCGATTACAATGATAAATCCATTTATATACTTAATCAAACATGTAAATACCAAAACATATGTGTGATCCACCCATTAGTGGGTCGGGTACACATGCGCTGGCAATCGAGGCGTAGCATGCGCATGTAGCGCCTTAGCAAGGAAGAGGTCGTTGGTTGACTCAGTTAGGTCGATGCTCAATTCACCTTGTGGCACGCTCCAAGTGAACCCTTGTAGAAGCCTAGCCAACAACATGACGGTCATTGCTGACCCAAGTGGGGCCCCCATGCACCCGCGCCGACCCGTGCTGAATGAGATGAACCGTAGTTCTGTCTCAATTAACTCAACTTCACCGGACCCATCCTTCAGGTGCCGCTCTGGTTTAAACTTGAGTGGGTCATCCCAGACTTTAGGGTTTCGCCCAAGTCCTGTTCGACTGAGAATAACGTGGCTGCCCTTCGGGATGAAGTAGCCTGCCACTGTGGCGTCAGCGGTGGCCACATGTGGGAGGTTAAAGGGTGCAATCGGATGGATCCGAAATGCTTCCCGAGCACATGCCTTAACGTAGTTGAGTTGAGGGAAATCAGACTCTTGAACTAGTTTGTCCTTCCCCACTACTCTATCCAATTCCTCCACTGCTTTCTTAAGAACATCTGGTTGGTTGAGCATCTCTGCCATGGCCCACTCGACTGCATTGGATGGGTTGTCTACAGATGCATAGATCAAGTCCTGCAAGATCAAAAATTAAATTACGATTACatggatatattttttttcttctaattttaATATCTGGAGATAAAAAGGTTTGCATGTTTATACGTTGTTCGAACAACTAAACATGATTACTTAAtttggtagagccatctctccaggGAACGTGTTGCAAGGTGATTGTATCGACTGGGTCCAACCATATACTGGTacatattaaaaataaaaccctaatcatTGGAAGCAGATTTTCTGTGGCACCTGCCATAGGGGGAGACCcacgcctcacccaagacggcgcagcccttaccgtggggcccaccttggtgtatctattctatatcaatgccttccatctttttttcttttcttttttttttttcagatcgttttagtgtatgattaaaaaaaatgaagcagatccaattatcaagtggaccataccatctgaaacagtggtgattgaacattaatgggccataagttttggatgaagctgatatttgtgtttttcccttcatccaagcttacgtgatcttatcaacagattggatggcaaaataAATCCTACAGAAACATTAAGGTTCGCCCCAaccagtttttaatggtatgtagggcattcaatcactattgtttcctagagtatggtccacctgagatttggatcttcatttttgggattatgtcctaaaatgatatggaaaaatggttggacggcatggatataaaatagatatatgaagtgggccccacagtagagACCACATCATCTTAGGTGAGGTCAGGGtttcacctaatctgctccccaccACAAGGATATCCCATGGCAAAAGATGGCCGAAGCTTTGTGGGGTCTACTAAagtgtacatgttttatccagaGTGGAACATGAACCAAGCTGTCTCGGTTAACTCACTCGATTGGGCTCTAATAAGCCCAACTCGGCTCTACTTGAAGCTGGGTTTAGGTCGAGGAGAGATGATATTTTGAGCTTGAAATCCTTTCGAGTCAAGCTCAAGTTAACCTAACTTCAGCTCGACTCGAGCTTGACTTGGTTTGGCTTGGCTCGATTTGGcttgagttttatatatatatatatatataacttaattaatatgttatattatatataacacaaaaaataaaaataaaaataaaaaactccccTGTGCAAAATCtagatagaaaacaatggacttGAAAGCTCCATCTTGAACTCGACTGGAGTTGATCGGGGCTGCCTACCGAACCAAGCTAAGCTAGCCAATCAttctcgaggactgagccgagttgAACTCGAGCTAGAATAGGCTGAGATCCGCTCAATTCGGCTCATATACAGCTCTAGTTTTATCTATGCTATCCatctatcttttttcttttctttttttcagcttattttatggcaaACCGCATAAAATAGTGGAGAATATATGAACGCCTACCAATGAAAACCtccttggggctacaaaagttttggatcaagcttatatgcctaccaatgaaaacttcctcagggccacaaaagttttggatcaagcttatattcatgttttcccttcatccaggtccatgtgaccttatgaacagtttggatggcaaataaaacattaCAGTGCGCCCTAGGATGTTTTCAACGGTcagcattcaatcccactgttttctgtggtatggtccacttgaacttcgaATCTGCATCAGTTTTGAGATcatctcttaaaatgagctggaaatggattgcacggataaaacacatgcatcaaggtgggccccacagagtttggaCCATGTCGTGCCACATGCATATCGCTTGGCGGGTGCCACAGGCAATCCACTTATCTATTCATGATAAATGCCCCGGTCCTCTCTGGGCACTATAAGTTAAAGTGCTCCTAGTTGCTTCAGACACCCAATCAATTGATCCAGCCTGTTTCTTAGGTCGAaggcacatttcatgggctaccttGAAAACATCAAGTAAATACGACAAATATTAACCTTTTGATGGAAggctttaatttattattattattattttggaacCTTGGTATTATATGTCATGATACTCACAAAAACTGTACACAGCCAGGATAGACATTCAGGCACCCCACCCAGAAAAAGGGAGGAGGGGCGCCTATCATATGATAAGCATCTACAAAAGAGCCCCCAGATGCAAGTTAAACTATCACCGATGGCCTTAactatggacggtcaagattgtttacacaaaatagGTTTAAGCAACTAtttaattcatctattttttgggggaacttatggattgcttatgattctaaagaatcacttttataaGGTAATTGTAGCCATCCCAGCCATCCATGGACTAAAAAAAAACGGATGGCCGTAGAAAATAAGACCAAATCATGAATGAATTGGATCACCCGATAAGTGTGATTTTGGCATAGTAGGATATGAAATATGTTTgaaacttaatggacagttcggatCGATTGATTGGAGTTgtaatgctccatccacaatgggacccacaattcggACTATCTGGTTAAACATGAATGTATGCCATTTAATTTGTATGGTGTAGCTGTTAAAATTTATAGCAATTGCACATTTTAGTTTAGCCCCTTAGCTAAAAGAGCAAAGATCATAGCAAAATATAGTGTGATTCATATAAACATTTCTGTTCAAGATAACCCATTTCATGACTGCACAGACTTCATAAGCAGAGTAATTAGGTAGAAAAGACGATTGTGGATGTTAAAATCATACCGCTGATTGCGCTTTTATCTCTTCTGTTGTTAGCAATGGCCGTCCATCGGAGTCTGTGATCGATATCAGAACGTCGAGAAGGTCCTCAGGCTCCTTTTTGAGGGGCCCACCTACACAATCTCTCCATTTCTTGATCCGCTCATCGAttattggttcatgatactcattAACAATCTTAATAGCCTTCTTCATCATCTTTTCATGCCCATCCATATCCAAGCATCTCAGACGGGGTATGTAATCTGAGACAGAGAAAGCATAGAGAAGAGATAGAACATTGAAAAGGGCCTCAAcgtgttcttcttcttctacgcCTGGGCCACCATCAGTGCAACCAACCCCAAAATATCTTTTGTTGAACATCAATTTCCTTATGACATTACCACTATATTGTCGAACGGCGGTCCTTACATTGATCACTGCACCCGACTCAGATCTGCGATCAATGCTCATGCACTGATTGTAGAGGTACCGGATGAGGTTATCAGCTTCTTCAATTCTTTTATCATGTAGCCATCGGAGTCTTGCCGCGCTCAAAACCTCAGAAGCTACCAC
This region includes:
- the LOC131223853 gene encoding phenylalanine N-monooxygenase-like; the protein is MKNNTSTISSSLLTLRWAAHDGAMIGLTGILQSPTYPTTVLLILATLFFLLQFRSETRKKHAMHPLPPGPESWPIVGSIPELLFKKPAFRWILGLMKEMNTDIACIRLGSTHVIPVTCPEIAREFLKKQDAVFASRPLTMGTEYSSRGFLSVAVAPLGDQWKKMRRVVASEVLSAARLRWLHDKRIEEADNLIRYLYNQCMSIDRRSESGAVINVRTAVRQYSGNVIRKLMFNKRYFGVGCTDGGPGVEEEEHVEALFNVLSLLYAFSVSDYIPRLRCLDMDGHEKMMKKAIKIVNEYHEPIIDERIKKWRDCVGGPLKKEPEDLLDVLISITDSDGRPLLTTEEIKAQSADLIYASVDNPSNAVEWAMAEMLNQPDVLKKAVEELDRVVGKDKLVQESDFPQLNYVKACAREAFRIHPIAPFNLPHVATADATVAGYFIPKGSHVILSRTGLGRNPKVWDDPLKFKPERHLKDGSGEVELIETELRFISFSTGRRGCMGAPLGSAMTVMLLARLLQGFTWSVPQGELSIDLTESTNDLFLAKALHAHATPRLPAHVYPTH